The following are from one region of the Sorghum bicolor cultivar BTx623 chromosome 2, Sorghum_bicolor_NCBIv3, whole genome shotgun sequence genome:
- the LOC110433011 gene encoding uncharacterized protein LOC110433011 isoform X1, whose translation MNKWDLENNEENRKKIWTIANERYKGWRSTLSATYRAYTTDDKRMRHKLEELDIVEWHYLVMYFGSEEFQRISNKNSRNRHNKKINHVTGSKSFSQLSYEKRYPLTGDEPNDLDLFMMTHTKNGDWTSQESRDVYDNASNKLSERETNGDINIISDVEQNHIFQVAYKETTNYKSTKIHANGYMAKYPTRRQLLSEEYQFRVRQDATLMEAFAKLQERIETQEAERQAKREEHRRQIEEMEKAREADREALKQEFMSMMQAIQGQTSLPQGDKEGEIAELGAETNMFEGNVTTRENEEISHQQDNPHSSLLQTQLTDATGITTGRTSSTLETQLASTTPATTANTRTTRSAVNKSKTAQNKGGNLAVSYTNTKALKDDAAKKRAFGKRKEQAGSVQEQDGV comes from the exons ATG AATAAGTGGgaccttgagaataatgaggAAAACAGGAAAAAAATATGGACCATCGCAAATGAGCGTTACAAAGGATGGCGATCAACATTAAGTGCTACGTACAGGGCATACACCACCGATGATAAGAGAATGAGACACAAGCTAGAAGAGTTGGACATTGTTGAATGGCACTATCTGGTGATGTATTTTGGTAGCGAAGAATTTCAG AGGATTAGCAACAAGAATTCTCGTAATCGGCACAATAAAAAGATAAACCATGTGACCGGATCAAAGTCTTTTTCTCAGTTAAGCTATGAGAAG AGGTATCCACTAACTGGTGATGAGCCAAATGATTTGGACCTTTTTATGATGACACACACTAAGAATGGGGACTGGACAAGCCAAGAATCTAGGGATGTCTAT GATAATGCAAGCAACAAACTTTCAGAGAGGGAAACAAATGGAGATATAAACATCATCTCAGACGTGGAGCAAAACCATATTTTCCAGGTAGCCTACAAGGAAACAACAAACTACAAATCAACTAAGATCCATGCTAATGGATACATGGCAAAGTACCCAACTAGAAGGCAGCTACTGTCTGAGGAATACCAGTTCCGTGTCCGTCAAGATGCGACACTGATGGAGGCGTTTGCAAAGCTACAAGAACGAATTGAAACTCAAGAGGCTGAAAGGCAAGCCAAAAGGGAAGAACATAGGCGTCAGATAGAAGAAATGGAGAAGGCAAGGGAGGCTGATAGAGAAGCACTTAAGCAAGAGTTTATGTCGATGATGCAAGCAATACAAGGACAAACATCATTACCACAG GGTGACAAAGAGGGAGAAATTGCCGAGCTTGGTGCAGAAACAAACATGTTTGAAGGAAATGTAACAACAAGAGAAAATGAAGAAATATCACATCAACAG GATAACCCACATAGCAGCCTGCTGCAAACACAACTCACAGATGCTACAGGGATAACTACCGGTCGTACTAGCAGCACACTGGAAACACAACTTGCATCTACAACACCTGCAACTACTGCTAATACTCGCACAACTAGGAGTGCTGTGAATAAGTCAAAAACAGCCCAAAACAAAGGAGGGAATCTAGCAGTTTCTTATACTAATACAAAAGCATTGAAGGATGATGCGGCTAAGAAACGAGCATTTGGCAAAAGGAAAGAACAAGCAGGCAGTGTGCAG GAGCAAGATGGAGTTTGA
- the LOC110433011 gene encoding uncharacterized protein LOC110433011 isoform X2, whose amino-acid sequence MRHKLEELDIVEWHYLVMYFGSEEFQRISNKNSRNRHNKKINHVTGSKSFSQLSYEKRYPLTGDEPNDLDLFMMTHTKNGDWTSQESRDVYDNASNKLSERETNGDINIISDVEQNHIFQVAYKETTNYKSTKIHANGYMAKYPTRRQLLSEEYQFRVRQDATLMEAFAKLQERIETQEAERQAKREEHRRQIEEMEKAREADREALKQEFMSMMQAIQGQTSLPQGDKEGEIAELGAETNMFEGNVTTRENEEISHQQDNPHSSLLQTQLTDATGITTGRTSSTLETQLASTTPATTANTRTTRSAVNKSKTAQNKGGNLAVSYTNTKALKDDAAKKRAFGKRKEQAGSVQEQDGV is encoded by the exons ATGAGACACAAGCTAGAAGAGTTGGACATTGTTGAATGGCACTATCTGGTGATGTATTTTGGTAGCGAAGAATTTCAG AGGATTAGCAACAAGAATTCTCGTAATCGGCACAATAAAAAGATAAACCATGTGACCGGATCAAAGTCTTTTTCTCAGTTAAGCTATGAGAAG AGGTATCCACTAACTGGTGATGAGCCAAATGATTTGGACCTTTTTATGATGACACACACTAAGAATGGGGACTGGACAAGCCAAGAATCTAGGGATGTCTAT GATAATGCAAGCAACAAACTTTCAGAGAGGGAAACAAATGGAGATATAAACATCATCTCAGACGTGGAGCAAAACCATATTTTCCAGGTAGCCTACAAGGAAACAACAAACTACAAATCAACTAAGATCCATGCTAATGGATACATGGCAAAGTACCCAACTAGAAGGCAGCTACTGTCTGAGGAATACCAGTTCCGTGTCCGTCAAGATGCGACACTGATGGAGGCGTTTGCAAAGCTACAAGAACGAATTGAAACTCAAGAGGCTGAAAGGCAAGCCAAAAGGGAAGAACATAGGCGTCAGATAGAAGAAATGGAGAAGGCAAGGGAGGCTGATAGAGAAGCACTTAAGCAAGAGTTTATGTCGATGATGCAAGCAATACAAGGACAAACATCATTACCACAG GGTGACAAAGAGGGAGAAATTGCCGAGCTTGGTGCAGAAACAAACATGTTTGAAGGAAATGTAACAACAAGAGAAAATGAAGAAATATCACATCAACAG GATAACCCACATAGCAGCCTGCTGCAAACACAACTCACAGATGCTACAGGGATAACTACCGGTCGTACTAGCAGCACACTGGAAACACAACTTGCATCTACAACACCTGCAACTACTGCTAATACTCGCACAACTAGGAGTGCTGTGAATAAGTCAAAAACAGCCCAAAACAAAGGAGGGAATCTAGCAGTTTCTTATACTAATACAAAAGCATTGAAGGATGATGCGGCTAAGAAACGAGCATTTGGCAAAAGGAAAGAACAAGCAGGCAGTGTGCAG GAGCAAGATGGAGTTTGA